In a genomic window of Streptomyces pristinaespiralis:
- a CDS encoding AMP-binding protein, whose product MGGGTLVEGIRAHARRAPQRTALVWHGDEVTYGALWRRAERERARVADTPGRGPVGVPAVKSPGTVALLLACMLERRPVLLPSATLGKDVLEQLYEQAGAVPLPDRPDDGPDDGPDDAGQGDAGQGDDTPYGDLRAAHDTPADPEAPVLLLTTSGSTGLPKIVPIAGGAVDRFTAWAADAFGIEEGTNVLNYAPLNFDLCLLDVWTTLAHGGRVVLVDPDQAMSGRHLLETIEHHDVHVVQAVPMFHRLVSDAARDHGTVLPSVRHAMTTGDALPGPVLAELPRLYPNARLHNIYGCTETNDSFVHEVTGEQAAAGATLPLGRPLPGAGALVVTDDGTVLEGPGSGELWVTTPFQTSGYLGAAAARPVFVPHPAGADGRRWYRTGDLVHRAADGALTLAGRTDFQVKVRGVRINVQEVEHVLLAHPEVTEAAVLALPDEVAGRLLHAVARRTPGSGLNSLALRGHLARGLPKAAIPSVLRFTDEPLPRTSTGKVDRDRVVKDHFTKEN is encoded by the coding sequence ATGGGCGGCGGCACACTCGTCGAGGGCATCCGGGCGCATGCGCGCCGTGCGCCACAACGGACGGCGCTCGTGTGGCACGGCGACGAGGTCACCTACGGCGCCCTGTGGCGACGCGCAGAGCGGGAAAGGGCCCGTGTCGCGGACACGCCCGGCCGCGGCCCCGTCGGGGTCCCGGCCGTCAAGTCGCCCGGCACCGTCGCGCTGCTCCTCGCCTGCATGCTGGAGCGCCGCCCGGTGCTGCTGCCGTCGGCGACGCTCGGCAAGGACGTGCTGGAGCAGCTGTACGAGCAGGCCGGCGCCGTCCCCCTGCCCGACAGGCCGGACGACGGGCCGGACGACGGGCCGGACGACGCGGGGCAGGGCGACGCGGGGCAGGGCGACGACACGCCGTACGGCGACCTCCGCGCCGCGCACGACACGCCCGCCGATCCCGAGGCCCCGGTCCTGCTGCTGACCACCTCCGGGTCGACCGGGCTGCCCAAGATCGTGCCCATCGCCGGCGGCGCCGTCGACCGCTTCACCGCCTGGGCCGCCGACGCGTTCGGCATCGAAGAGGGCACGAACGTCCTCAACTACGCGCCGCTCAACTTCGACCTGTGCCTGCTCGACGTGTGGACCACCCTCGCGCACGGCGGCCGTGTCGTCCTCGTCGACCCCGACCAGGCCATGAGCGGCCGCCACCTGCTGGAGACGATCGAGCACCACGACGTCCACGTCGTCCAGGCCGTGCCCATGTTCCACCGCCTGGTCAGCGACGCCGCCCGCGACCACGGCACCGTCCTGCCCTCCGTACGGCACGCGATGACCACCGGTGACGCCCTGCCCGGCCCGGTCCTGGCCGAACTGCCGCGCCTGTACCCGAACGCGCGGCTGCACAACATCTACGGCTGCACCGAGACCAACGACAGCTTTGTGCACGAGGTGACCGGCGAGCAGGCCGCGGCGGGCGCGACGCTGCCGCTGGGCCGCCCGCTGCCCGGCGCCGGCGCCCTCGTCGTCACCGACGACGGCACCGTCCTCGAGGGCCCCGGCAGCGGCGAGCTGTGGGTCACCACACCGTTCCAGACGAGCGGTTACCTCGGCGCGGCCGCCGCCCGGCCGGTGTTCGTGCCGCACCCCGCCGGCGCCGACGGCCGGCGCTGGTACCGCACCGGCGACCTGGTGCACCGCGCCGCCGACGGCGCGCTGACCCTGGCCGGCCGCACCGACTTCCAGGTCAAGGTCCGCGGTGTGCGCATCAACGTCCAGGAGGTCGAGCACGTGCTGCTCGCCCACCCCGAGGTCACCGAGGCCGCCGTCCTGGCCCTGCCCGACGAGGTGGCCGGCCGGCTGCTGCACGCCGTGGCCCGCCGCACCCCGGGCAGCGGCCTCAACAGCCTGGCCCTGCGCGGCCATCTGGCACGCGGTCTGCCGAAAGCCGCGATCCCCTCGGTCCTGCGCTTCACCGACGAGCCGCTGCCCCGGACCTCCACCGGCAAGGTCGACCGCGACCGTGTCGTGAAGGACCACTTCACCAAGGAGAACTGA